A segment of the Lolium perenne isolate Kyuss_39 chromosome 3, Kyuss_2.0, whole genome shotgun sequence genome:
GCTACGATACGGGACTAACAAACACGGTGACagtccgtgtacttgtttcgttgcggcggttcgaccttgcgagcaagggttccaagattaaagatgatggtttttttaaaagcgttaacacttctatcctatggttcaagaattcaccattcatattggcgagtcaagctgaaacatgcttctatttggaggatacaaagtttggtgatccgtggaaagtggtgcagaagttcagccatagacatgtgtacgacgttccagaattagaagatggtaacgatgatgcatttgtacggaatgaagacgcataccaggaggatgaaggttcactcgaccatacatttcatgatgttgtcgacctagacgaggaagtagaggtggaagcagaggaggatgagcatcgtctttgctgaagttgtacgtattcatgatgctcgtacaatccgtgaactagagaatgaggaagatagtcccaatgttgacatggatatgagcgaagatgaactagagaatcaggaagatagtgtcattttggaagagaacatacatgatgacgagggaaaaaattcagaagaagatagtgatttagattgatagaaacatgtaatgcatacaactatatgttttgttccaaacatttgaaatgttcttatttagatgtttacgatctcgaacttgtcattgaattatccagaagggtttaagagcaaattaatataagcaaaaatatggacaaatataagaaagccaacatgtcggtaacataactttgacaatggttttaattaatcgacacttgacacgattacaaccagcagcacgatatgactaactattgttttaacacaagcaaaatcgacaatcgcataaagagtcttacaacttaatttaaacctaaaggggctgcatagttggacacacgggcaccatgaatcacggactagctactccagatcgattttatgcacatgggtagcaaacaattaaacccctgcatttcccaggtaaagcaagaacagcatcttgtcacccatctgaaggtgcttttccttgtccatgaactccttccacccatcgacgcagagacgaccatcgttcgaagaaattgcgtaggacgcatgcaccaaagtaccgggatggcacacaatacagattgcaccatattgttccatatctttaggaaccaaacggctagggattttctgttccaacagtagggacatagtttagttaacacttgtacgtaatgtaggtcgcaaacttaatgaaatgatatgatctcttgcttaccacgtgtttgttgtaattttcgcttgtttgtccaattcagagtatgcagcattgggacaactagtgctccttgatcataatctccagcattgtggtagtcaacaaggtagtccaagttgtccaccgaagaatgacggtatgcatcatcctccaatttatcattgttccatcgcactaccgagcgagtcaacaatgtcacgcttcgtacgggacaaccggtagtaagctgcataattaaaataatcgacataagatggaataattaatatgatcaatcattgtgtccaaaggtggaaaattacggatggattagtggttcagttccagttattacaagagtatctgagcagatgagttaactctgaaaattaactccatgccaaccttaaaattgtacactctagcaaattcgttccaaaatcttccgttgatataggttctgccagctctgttggtaacattaacaacaaatgcatggccatctttggttttgagtgcagcttcaaaagttgtcctgtgggaggtctggacaccatacttcttaaggaaatacggtctatagtagcaagggatgacctaaattcagtagagttaatacaaaagtaagttaaatatgcgtctactcggataatcaccgagtctcagatcttggacttctatcagcacatatctgaacttctatcagcacatatctgaacttctatcagcacatatctgaacttctatcggtataggactgaactaccgatacctctatctctaacagctacaactatcgtaaaactggtatgaacgtaaagttatcacaactatcgtaaaactcaaccataaataagcggttaatacatatggtgaccaacaattattacacacatctgaataatagtactaaactagcaataactactaggatcacgtgttaaactttgatgtggcggcgaattaataaaacatctgaatgaattttaaacttgtaagtgcatgtaccgtcttctcctcaaaaccctcttgtagtgtttggacgaaaaaacctaacgcgactccccctccgccgcacatccccttcttgtcaaagcaaactggacactgcaaaaaatatgaagaaagattacaaatcggaaacaacgatcgatcgcgagacgtacatgttatttacgtactccactagtaggcgccatcgttggtctcgacgcggagcgcgagtcttacaagtctcgccggcgagagacgtggcgagctgtggcggcgagagacgtggcgagatctggcggcgagagacgtggcgagatctggcggcggctgaaggaggtcgtgatatgatggcaagttatatcgtggagtaaatttcggtaggtcaataggagtgcaaatgggcggtgctgggtttaGACGTGACAACACGGTCGACTGCGcgtcagttggactagacccgcgtcagttttctcttcgtctgccgtgtcaatattcggacggagtaattaatggggatgatatttatccccttccccctcccctaccgtctcaatattcgcaccgcatcctggtttccactttccacacttctcgtcgtctcctctccctcattatcttcgtctccgccgctgcgtcgccatggacatggatgaacagcaaatgtacaactggactagcacgcgcgcagtccacatgcacgacgaggaggacctggaggtggtctacaccaacgacccctgggaagtgcgccgcgtcctcgacatgtacacggagtggctcatggaggacgagcacaagttcgtcggcctcgacttcgagtacaccaaccatcgagccgaggacgagaagaagatcaccgtggttcaactctgcatgcgtcgacatgtgctggtgttccactacgcagcgtaagaactaatccccttttttaatctttcgattggggttttttacttgccgccgttctgtctctctttgattttcgttagacattgttcccgaaaatcagtacattcccgatctaaatctgctacacattgttccaaAAGCAAGACATTCCCGAACTAAATCTGCTACACcttgttcccgatttattaaaTTGTTGCCTCATCGTCACCTCTTTAGGgtcttgcatatttgtaactgatccgtgactagtacattactttgtttactcgcagtgctaactggtggagtctccggcaatctgcgatttctttcgagaaggcgctCCGTTTGCGCGGGTagacatccgtggtgacaagagagttctgCGGAGGACATGGCCCATGGAGATTCCTTCTGAGTACTATgtcgatctccaggacgagtacttcaagtacactttggtcatgcgagggctggcatggctaccatggcagcaagactcattgattcatggttcggtgatatgaagaagaagttccaccaccatcggcacgcatcgtggggggacttcccacttccaactatgaacatcgagtatgcagccattgatgcttgggtctcgtacgagctctaccgcaagatcaTGGTCGACAAAGTCCTgctgatggtggattgatcatctcttctCGCCGCATGACCCCcgatcttttggtttggtctcctcctgcgtgaggtgcttttggctagtagtccgttcttttgaaactgtaaatattttgccatgatatgttaacaattgtcttgggaggtttcaattttatgttgtctacatcctagtacttcaaagtgctagtaaactaaatgttcagagcagtagagttcttcaaaatcaaaacataccagacgtaaaaatcaccaaaaattgtgattcaaattttctttatgacttttactcatttatctgaaatttttcatcgaaaaaatctcaaagtggtgaacaataacataatatggtgtccccatggtggacatgtgtcgaacgaggggttttcggacgaaaagaggggaaatcgccaaaaactcaccaaaccaccatggatttggggcatgatttggcacccttgtgcacattgtgatatgacaccttggttgctatgggttttgatatttgggagttggtggcttggtgtccccatggtggacatgtgtcgaacgaggggttttcggacgaaaagagggggaaatcgccaaaaactcaccaaaccaccatggatttggggcatgatttggcacccctgtgcacattgtgatatgacaccttggttgctatgggttttgatatttgggagttggtggcttggtgtccccatggtggacatgtgtcgaacgaggggttttcggacgaaaagaggggaaatcgccaaaaactcaccaaaccaccatgaatttggggcatttaacgtcaccacattaccctacaacagaagtttcacttggaaaaaggtttgacaacctcttagtgcaattaggtcaacctaggtttcaccaaacactcaaactttcatataaaattgaaaatttgttgaaatctttccaaaccttgtgtattggccaatgtgtggctaacactttccatggaaaataacaaactagaaaaaaatttggcataagggtgcatcaacatgtgggtaatgacgctagcatgctatcttggcagtttggtttggaaattttcaaaaaatcatcccctaaactcaagaagaggctatgtgtgatcactaattcgtatttcaaataatttagagtttttaatacccatactgaaaattctgtgccagcccatccgtcatgcgtgggacccatgtcaaagtaatgggaaagtggactgactacatgcagcaatccacgttttcacacccacgcgtcagagagaggaacccaaacggcagcacctactgtatatccatcggccccatcgtctctcccacccgcaacttctattccccaatctctggcgaaaaaccctgcttgcacctccaccagcgcaacaccgacctccccttccaccgaagatcccgaagatgaagcgtgttcgcggagacgagccggaggcgagtgcggtcgtcaacgtcgacagaggcgacggcgagggtccggtagtagtcgacgtcgcggaggcgggatcttcttccggacctggagccgctcttcgccgcgccgtgaccgtggagggctccgcccaaccggccgtggtcgccgtcgccGATGAGGCCTGTggagacgtcctcgctcccgcggcacaagcagatgaccagggcttcgatccgaatgacccgttctaccgccatctgtgcagtaccgcgagctatatggccccagagagtgcgacgagttcgaagaggaggcctccgacaactgcagcgaggtactctactattccgatcgatcccctgtttttcttgatcttactgttcaccatagggtttgctcatagggtagattgatttgccctgtctgcgacttcttgtacaaattgatgattctggggtttttgctcatctgatttatggtttgtagttactagatctgtaatatttgatgcacatcttgattcaactgtaatgattccttttgtgtgatgaatgatacctgcttagtgtaacgctcaatgcatttcaaacttaaattcatccgaatatgaatcataccagagtgattatgattacaagaattatattataggtagtattaattgatctgatacatggattttataatcaccatttgttttaaactggtgcttatttatacgatgaaaccatagtgtgtacatcattttaatttggggaacaagtgaattatcagttgcatgtaatttatgaccataatttttgttcaattcctgcttattgacgtcatgaatccatattgttttatgaatcagtacatcttcagggaacaaatgattgatccctgatccatgaaatttataatcaccattttctcttaaattggtgcttacttataatactgaaataatgattggactacccatgaaccagttgtgacaacagtttaaattggtggttatttatattagtgaagtaattatgtatcgttggatctggatcataaatgttgattctacatgattaattcttaataatgttcatacaaaaatatttaatgcttcaattgtatttcagttaatttccttctctcacttcttctttactttcaaaatcgcagAAGACTCGAGGACGttgacagcgacaaggaggaccgggaccggaagagccgcttcgttctCGAAGAAGCCGAAGATCGGCCAGATCCCTTTCCGTCGTAACGGAAAGccacattgcccattctgcggcagggttttcccgaacgatcTCGTGTGTCTGATCCAAcacgcgacgggagttggaaaaggtagcaagcagaagcacaatcctgctagcaaggcgaagcacgctgcctttggcaagttcctcagggactacgtcagaactggcctcatcccgctcgtcggtccagctgttggccctcatgttctccactaaatttagtttctgtttagttgttcccctgtaggttcatggttaaactatgtcatgtttcaaagactatgttctacttttgttatttggaacctgggcaatcatacccagttgtttaactaccagcctagtgggcttgttctgtttttcccaaggcccagggaagtacatattaatttgcaaaaaatgaacaattaaaatcagtGAAAATTGAACCGGCAAAGAGAAAATGCGAGGACCAAATAGTCAATCGTAAAGTGTACCCCCTACATAATCCCACTATACAATCCCTTCACACAAGAGCGGCCAGGGTAGCGAtatgacataaacacacaatgggcacacaaaaattgtagactaaaacaattatatcatatgataaagattatatcataggatatcaactgaaacttcaataccaccacggccgccctggttgaaaagaatgagaacaacattcccagattcaaagttatactccttagtaaactccgaccagcagaatcgaacttcatccttccatcgcagtagtagtgtagtatgcaccccgagggtggtagccatagtcatcaacaaaaaaacatgcctccCGCTTTCGTagatattcaaggacctaacaacttccttcggtatacgctgaataataaaaattaaattatatatgggaaggatataaaggataactaagattacataaagaaaaggagaattataccagtccattgcccttcaaatcagtattcgtcaaggtgtgcacaaaaacaacaccaagaccaagaccacgctcacggagaagttgttccttcttcaatgtttgagcagtagtaagcataacacctttagtgtggacaactgcagttggaatttctgcatacaaatttaaaattaataaaagaataaaaaaagaggagatataacatcagttatattaaaaaaatgggcaacacatggtaaaaggtaaaacagaattaccatcgacacgatgcttttcagtgccatcaggacctactgcaaaaatcccaaacagttcaggagcactatcaaacccaaacatgatacagtcaccaactttcaggtcgtagtcatgaagaaatttttggtatccagtaccaaaaacacgtgtcttcgaactgcctttcttaacatgaaatttgtacttcacttcatccgatgtaacgacaaaaaagatattaccaacaaggttgttgaactgcctcctcacaaaacaaggcacagtctgaaaaaacagtagaacaaaaatgcagaaaataaggatatagtctagaatctgtcaacaaaaaagatacattctaaaaaaggatatataccataaagtcatcaaatctgcttccaagataacagcgaaatgaactgagagtctcccgcctctgctgacaatgattgcccatcgaaccacaaacaacacagttcatcctgtgtatatttagcaattttaccaaagctagtacaaaatacaggtaggtagggcatattcatagaaatctatccatagatctgaaaccatacacacatatatccatagatctgaacaaacaagattattcagaggacaaaaaggattttcaacaaacagagaaaaaggaggtgaggtgaagtagtgacatgtaaaaacatattttcctacctctcaaaacaaacgaaaatcttcagagagaaaagagattttcagcacaaaagagagagaaagaagatgaaggagacttgcttcaccgcatgaacaagtgagggcagaaggcaaaaccaaccaggggcattataaatacaataagtagtagtaactgcctacaaccgctatttaatgaggctgtggggtagatggtggttgctatcctgtaagttcaaaagtcaaacacaaagtatgtcatgcaaaaatggagcccactgctattatgtaaactctgtcaataagttcacaatggcaaaacatcagcacattgaaaaatacattgaatcataacgttgcacttcaaaattatttaaaaccatatgatttacaacttcaaatgtacaacaaaatgttgactacatgcctttgttcggact
Coding sequences within it:
- the LOC139837848 gene encoding uncharacterized protein — its product is MNCVVCGSMGNHCQQRRETLSSFRCYLGSRFDDFMTVPCFVRRQFNNLVGNIFFVVTSDEVKYKFHVKKGSSKTRVFGTGYQKFLHDYDLKVGDCIMFGFDSAPELFGIFAVGPDGTEKHRVDEIPTAVVHTKGVMLTTAQTLKKEQLLRERGLGLGVVFVHTLTNTDLKGNGLV